A region of Liolophura sinensis isolate JHLJ2023 chromosome 8, CUHK_Ljap_v2, whole genome shotgun sequence DNA encodes the following proteins:
- the LOC135473908 gene encoding uncharacterized protein LOC135473908 — protein sequence MAAATTLVFLLSVVTPLTQAWWIFGNKERPVQAVGAVDPDCIRHAELGSCEFYACLERRFPCGTDSYPLTHGAYYCHKFQNYLHMFNEQGRRWVRNSRQCLTRNLRATYTLSEVTCRDISRERFRTVSNCFVSRGFCSIMWNNKEALLKVFEAEDLVDRQVAIRVWREIFDIARGCAGRNIERFIEWALDTQLPLHG from the exons ATGGCTGCTGCCACAACCCTCGTTTTTCTACTGTCCGTGGTAACTCCTCTGACCCAGGCCTGGTGGATATTTGGAAATAAAGAACGCCCAGTCCAGGCTGTTGGAG CGGTAGACCCTGACTGCATCCGTCATGCTGAGCTGGGATCCTGTGAGTTCTACGCATGTCTGGAGAGGAGGTTCCCATGCGGAACAGACTCTTACCCGCTGACACACGGAGCTTACTACTGTCACAAATTCCAAAATTATCTGCACATGTTTAACGAACAG GGCCGCCGATGGGTACGTAATTCCCGCCAGTGTTTGACACGGAACCTGAGAGCAACGTACACGCTGAGCGAAGTCACGTGCAGAGATATTTCCCGGGAAAGGTTTCGTACAGTGTCCAATTGTTTCGTCAGTCGAGGATTTTGCAGCATAATGTGGAATAATAAGGAAGCTCTGTTAAAGGTCTTTGAGGCTGAAGATCTAGTGGACAGACAAGTAGCAATCAG GGTCTGGAGAGAGATATTTGACATTGCCAGAGGTTGTGCCGGCAGGAACATTGAGCGTTTTATTGAATGGGCGTTGGATACACAGTTGCCTCTGCATGGGTAG
- the LOC135472513 gene encoding DAP3-binding cell death enhancer 1-like gives MWRVLVGIPRAIRLQIQSNIRQRPSCIDDEYKAQSPCYEVVHRQACGVTVTHRCSSSDSGSKNDHEQQGPDRKESDWRKPNFDFWSQLQYGRNSALEAVGWGTGVVLGIHLSKLSHDGGESCEGKRPCCRLLYKIAHTSPQLSKSVTHKGVQTSGSKSSAEETLQDKAQKPGEGPNALDLVFTEFEDLCRMYTATGNNIAGLQHAARKNMSAAVHHWKEASKLGCAKAQFNLGLCYESGMGVEPNLAEAVKQYSLAAASDHAEAVYNLALVYLQGGQGMEPDPDKGLTLMNKAAKLGLRQAQTYLGVHYTREENEDMTKAVKLFKAAAAQKDPEAQYFLGICYEQGWGTDQNECKAGELYREASAAGHDGAMYNLGVFHEYGMGGLPVNVEAATELYEQSAKAGNENASHSLERLQAEDLSAEWKRQDLALEIGEQTMKEPKSYLRSPASSPSLTEFLRDHLESLVLEPTPKPAKSPWVHLQGLANTMSYDTLDTGFTTPKFSLGQPDKTKPPLYYNNTGQAPHNPLGSMHSKLGRYAPDTGFTIPKFSLGQPDKAESPLYYSDTGQAPHNPLGSMHSKLVRPASLYDLRVACT, from the exons ATGTGGAGAGTGTTGGTCGGGATTCCTCGAG CGATCCGTCTCCAGATACAGAGTAACATCCGTCAGAGGCCCTCATGCATTGATGATGAGTATAAAGCACAGTCTCCCTGTTACGAAGTAGTCCATCGTCAAGCTTGTGGTGTTACAGTAACTCATAG ATGTTCCTCCAGTGACAGTGGGAGTAAAAATGACCATGAACAACAAGGTCCTGATAGAAAAGAAAGTGACTGGAGAAAGCCAAACTTTGATTTCTGGAGTCAGTTGCAGTATGGACGTAACAGTGCACTAGAAGCTGTTGGTTGG GGTACCGGGGTAGTGTTAGGGATCCACCTTTCCAAACTCTCCCACGATGGGGGAGAGTCATGTGAAGGGAAGAGACCCTGCTGTCGTCTACTCTATAAGATAGCCCACACCTCACCCCAGCTCAGTAAATCTGTCACCCACAAAGGTGTACAGACATCAGGCTCAAAGTCTTCAGCAGAGGAGACACTTCAGGACAAGGCACAG AAACCAGGGGAGGGCCCCAATGCTCTAGACCTAGTGTTCACAGAGTTTGAGGATCTGTGTAGGATGTACACAGCCACAGGCAATAACATTGCTGGCCTCCAGCATGCTGCCCGGAAGAACATGTCTGCTGCAGTTCACCACtggaaggaagccagcaagcTGGGCTGTGCTAAGGCACAGTTTAACCTTGGTCTGTGCTATGAGTCCGGCATGGGAGTGGAGCCAAACCTGGCAGAG GCAGTGAAGCAGTACAGTTTAGCAGCTGCCTCTGACCATGCTGAAGCAGTGTATAACCTAGCACTGGTGTACCTGCAGGGGGGACAAGGGATGGAGCCCGACCCAGACAAGGGACTCACCCTCATGAATAAGGCGGCTAAACTAGGCCTGAGACAG GCTCAGACATACCTGGGGGTACATTACACCAGAGAGGAGAATGAGGATATGACCAAAGCTGTCAAACTTTTCAAGGCTGCTGCTGCTCAAAAG GATCCCGAGGCACAGTACTTCCTGGGGATTTGCTATGAGCAGGGTTGGGGCACGGATCAGAATGAGTGTAAGGCTGGTGAGTTATACAGAGAGGCCAGTGCTGCAGGACATGACGGGGCCATGTATAACCTGGGGGTGTTCCATGAGTACGGTATGGGAG GTCTTCCTGTGAATGTGGAGGCCGCTACAGAGCTGTATGAACAGTCAGCGAAGGCAGGGAATGAGAATGCCAGCCACAGTCTGGAGCGCCTCCAAGCAGAAGATCTTTCCGCAGAATGGAAGC GTCAGGATTTAGCTCTGGAGATCGGTGAACAGACCATGAAGGAGCCCAAAAGTTATCTAAGGTCTCCTGCCTCCTCCCCCTCCCTCACAGAGTTCCTTAGGGATCACCTGGAGAGTCTCGTCCTGGAACCTACACCAAAGCCAGCCAAGTCCCCTTGGGTACACCTTCAGGGACTAGCCAACACAATGTCCTATGACACCCTGGACACAGGCTTCACCACACCCAAGTTCAGCCTAGGACAGCCTGACAAGACAAAGCCACCTCTGTACTACAATAATACTGGACAGGCCCCACACAACCCCCTAGGGTCAATGCATAGTAAACTGGGCAGGTACGCCCCTGACACAGGCTTCACTATACCCAAGTTCAGCCTGGGACAGCCTGACAAGGCAGAGTCACCTCTGTACTACAGCGATACAGGACAAGCACCACACAACCCTCTAGGGTCCATGCACAGCAAGCTGGTGAGGCCGGCATCCCTGTATGACCTACGAGTTGCCTGCACCTGA
- the LOC135472914 gene encoding uncharacterized protein LOC135472914: protein MNSLFYTGCFLSMLGLGQAWWIFNSNEEQLEPQTDIEQSCLDAGNDASCAVYGCIQRRFPCLPHSFVIDHGENYCRRYQNHFDLFDAAGQDWITRSQACMSRTMADMYRLPSTTCHALNSEGWDRMSACYVREGFCSIAWDNREALWQVFQVHDLRHTIRMWREIVEIAIGCGEQQLGRFSIWALEKIAVFRDK from the exons ATGAATTCTTTATTTTACACGGGCTGTTTCCTTTCGATGCTTGGCCTAGGCCAGGCATGGTGGATCTTTAACAGCAATGAGGAGCAACTTGAACCTCAAACAG ATATCGAGCAGTCTTGCCTGGATGCCGGAAATGACGCTTCCTGTGCTGTGTATGGCTGCATTCAGAGACGATTCCCGTGCTTGCCTCACTCCTTCGTCATTGATCACGGCGAGAACTACTGTCGCCGCTACCAGAACCATTTTGACCTCTTTGATGCCGCG GGTCAGGACTGGATCACACGATCGCAGGCGTGTATGTCTCGGACGATGGCCGACATGTACCGCTTGCCCTCTACCACTTGTCATGCGCTGAACAGCGAGGGCTGGGACCGGATGTCCGCTTGTTACGTCAGAGAGGGCTTCTGTAGCATTGCCTGGGACAATCGTGAGGCCCTCTGGCAAGTGTTTCAAGTACACGACCTCAGACACACGATCAG aATGTGGCGAGAAATTGTGGAGATCGCTATTGGATGTGGTGAACAACAACTGGGCCGATTTTCAATCTGGGCATTGGAAAAAATTGCTGTATTTCGCGACAAATAA
- the LOC135472830 gene encoding uncharacterized protein LOC135472830 codes for MRVLGAFGLLVTWVTLGEAWWIFTSNDRAVYPHAEVTDSCLQMARNGSCGFYSCLESRFPCSPHSFALEHGQRYCHRFEQHLADFTPNGREWVIAAKKCQTRFLLERYQHDVANCHTLNRVGWDRMSDCYLWEGFCRISWENKDALWQVFQARDLLHTTRIWRELLQLTRSCSGYNIHRFLEWVMNKINYLRG; via the exons ATGCGAGTCCTTGGTGCCTTTGGATTGCTGGTGACATGGGTTACACTGGGAGAAGCCTGGTGGATATTCACATCGAACGACAGAGCTGTCTATCCTCATGCAG AGGTGACTGACTCCTGCTTGCAGATGGCGAGGAATGGCTCATGTGGGTTCTACAGCTGCCTGGAGAGTCGCTTCCCTTGCTCGCCTCACTCGTTCGCTCTGGAGCACGGCCAGCGTTACTGTCACAGATTTGAACAGCATCTAGCCGATTTTACACCAAAC GGTCGAGAATGGGTTATAGCCGCCAAGAAATGTCAGACACGGTTTCTACTGGAGAGGTACCAGCACGatgtggccaactgtcataCGTTAAACCGTGTCGGATGGGACCGAATGTCCGACTGCTACCTGTGGGAAGGCTTTTGCAGAATCTCCTGGGAAAACAAAGACGCCCTCTGGCAGGTATTTCAGGCCAGGGATTTGCTACACACAACACG AATTTGGCGGGAACTTCTCCAGCTGACCAGGAGTTGTAGTGGCTACAATATACATAGATTCCTCGAATGggtaatgaataaaataaactatCTTCGTGGTTAA